Within bacterium, the genomic segment CCCCATCAGCCGCTTCTCCGATTCCAGGCCCAGGAGCCTGGCCGAGGCGCCGGTGGCGACGATCAGGGTGCGCGCCAAGTAGGTGTTCTCCTCCGTGTTCACCGCGAAGGGGCGTTTCGAGAGGTCCACGCCGATGACCGTTTCCGCGAGATACGCGGCTCCGAACCGTTCCGCCTGCTTCCGCATGAGGTCGACGAGCTCCGGCCCCTGGATCCCCGCGGGGAATCCGGGAAAATTCTCGACCTCGGTGGTCAGCGTCAGCTGTCCCCCCGGTTCGCGGCCATCCAGCACCAGCGGGGCGAGGTTGGCGCGCGCGGCGTAGATGGCGGCGGTCGAGCCGGCGCAGCCGGAACCGAGGATGACGACGTCGCGGATCATGCGGTGGATTCCTCCCGTGGGGGATGACTTCCCGTGCCCCGCTATGTAGAATACCTCTCGACAGGATCGAATTTCCACAACGAACGAAGGAGGGACGACCGATGGCCAGCAAGGCACCGTCCGCGGAGCTGCTCGACCTTCTGAACCAGGCGATCGCCCGGGAGATCCAGGTCTCCGTGCAATACATGTGGCAGCACGTCCTCTGGAAAGGGGTCCAGGGGTACGCGGTCAAAGATGCCTTCAAGATGACCGCCATCTCGGAGATGAAGCACGCCGAGGCGATCGCGGAACGGCTGAACTACCTTGGGGGGATCCCCACCACGAAGCCGACGCCGATCTTCATCGGCA encodes:
- a CDS encoding ferritin-like domain-containing protein, coding for MASKAPSAELLDLLNQAIAREIQVSVQYMWQHVLWKGVQGYAVKDAFKMTAISEMKHAEAIAERLNYLGGIPTTKPTPIFIGTTLKQMIETDKKDEETAISMYKKIILVARKEGDETTEFLFTKILSDEEEHHDLFTSLLEKD